A genomic segment from Chlorogloeopsis sp. ULAP01 encodes:
- the metK gene encoding methionine adenosyltransferase, protein MKKDFMFTSESVTEGHPDKLCDQISDAIVDRFLQQDPYARVITECAVATGIVFLAARFEPSANVDFTNVARQVIDKVGYEHTEFNGRTCSILTSLSELTPDKELAFDESKLSDEEIERIPVKNQATVFGFACNQTNVLMPLPIWLAHKLAKRISEVRRENILSYLTPDGKTQVGVEYRNRRPDRIHSLTVIASQNKAKYPDLEQLREDIYETVVKPVFESEEIKPDEKTRIFINPDGQFIRGGPASHSGLTGRKNAIDTYGEYAQHSGSALSGKDPIRIDRVGAYAARYAAKNIVAAGIADECEVQLSYSIGIARPVSIQAETFGTGKISDEEITKLLEKHFDFRLAGIIKQFNLRNLPSLQKGGFYRKLAAYGQVGRVDMDLPWEKTDKVGVF, encoded by the coding sequence ATGAAAAAAGATTTCATGTTTACATCTGAATCTGTAACAGAAGGGCATCCTGATAAACTATGTGATCAAATTAGCGATGCGATCGTAGACAGATTTCTTCAGCAAGATCCTTATGCAAGGGTAATTACAGAATGTGCCGTAGCTACAGGAATTGTCTTTTTAGCAGCAAGATTTGAACCTAGCGCTAACGTAGATTTTACTAATGTAGCCAGACAAGTAATTGACAAAGTTGGCTACGAACATACTGAATTTAATGGTAGAACTTGTAGTATTTTGACGAGTCTTTCTGAATTAACACCTGATAAAGAACTTGCTTTTGATGAAAGTAAATTATCTGATGAAGAAATCGAGAGAATTCCGGTTAAAAATCAAGCTACAGTTTTTGGCTTTGCCTGCAATCAAACTAATGTTCTAATGCCTCTACCAATCTGGTTGGCACACAAACTAGCAAAGCGAATTAGTGAAGTCAGACGCGAAAATATACTTTCTTATCTGACTCCTGATGGAAAAACTCAAGTAGGAGTTGAGTATAGAAATCGCCGCCCTGATAGAATTCACAGCCTTACAGTCATTGCCAGTCAAAATAAAGCAAAATACCCCGATTTAGAGCAACTTAGAGAGGATATTTATGAGACTGTAGTTAAACCTGTGTTTGAAAGTGAAGAAATTAAACCAGATGAAAAAACTAGAATTTTTATCAATCCTGATGGACAATTTATTAGAGGTGGCCCTGCTTCTCACTCTGGCTTAACAGGTAGAAAAAATGCCATAGATACTTACGGTGAATATGCACAACATAGCGGTTCAGCCCTCAGTGGAAAAGACCCAATTAGGATAGATAGAGTAGGAGCTTATGCCGCCCGTTATGCTGCTAAAAATATAGTGGCAGCAGGCATAGCAGATGAATGTGAAGTGCAATTAAGTTATTCAATCGGTATCGCTAGACCTGTTAGTATTCAAGCAGAAACATTTGGTACAGGTAAAATTTCTGATGAAGAAATTACAAAATTGTTAGAAAAGCATTTTGATTTTCGTTTGGCGGGAATCATTAAGCAGTTTAATCTCAG